atattgagaaaaatattctgaaTGGTTTAatgtaagaataaaattaaaaagtataattgaTGTCAAAGTATTATGTAatacttaattattaattatattttattttgatttagaagaaataatttcatttaaatattgaatataacttatattaataatatatgctAATCTATACTTctgattggaaaaaaaattctttatattcatgatagtatattttaatattgttagatATAATCTCTACTGTTCCAAAGAAACTTACATAAAGCTATTCTTGAAAGATTGAATTTTCATCTACGAACTATCAATTACATTACaatcatagaaaaaataaaagtacattttgtaaaaatgaCATGTATTAAACATCAGCCATTAGCATTAGCATTAgaagttaaattattttcaattgcataaatgaaaattataattcatgTGCATAAAAAGTAacagtaaataataattcagacaaaattgtaataatataattataaattaaagtcATCTGTACTAAGCATAACTCATATTactgtatttaattatgttttaaatatttgtattaaactATATCAACaatctaaatttattattactatacaGAAATACTTAAGATAAATTATGACTGTTAAATTCATGTGacagaaattaattttcatatataaagcTCCTTTGACTGAAATATATACTATGCTGTTACACTTTAAGTGCatgtatgataaatatatttgttatataaatgcaATCTTCAATACACAATCTATTTAAATGCAGTTTATTTACTAGTGCAAACCATAGATAATAttgtgatataaaattaatcgaaaagatataaaacacACAATTTATAAACACAATTAGTTTCTTTGTCTTATTCACTGCAtacagatttattttttatgaagaaGCATGATACATGACGTAATtatcatgtatttatattaggaaaaaatattcatgtatAAATCATAATACTGAACATGTTTGTACAATAGAAACagtattacatattatttattgtttataataattaagttagaaatgaaaatgaaactaTATTGAACTTTTAAGATTTTGTATGCAAGATCAGATGTAATCAAGGTTTGAGGTTTGCTATTGTAAAAAGGTATAATATtccaaatataattatgtagttataataatattatggttataacaTTTTAGTATTTATAGAATGTAATTTTTGCGATAGTACATTGTATTTACATTACAAATGTTTGGCAATTTAATTCCTTAAGCAGCACAATAGCTATAAGGGAGAAGAGGAAACAGATGATGTACTGGACTTAGGAGTTGCTCTGGATGACTTAGAAGGAGAAGATGAAAATGTAGAATTTAATAGAACAATAAAGACtgatattcaaaataatttttatgaagatGGAGAACAACATGATGATGAAACAGGATTTTATAAGCAAGAAAAAACCACTGAGTATAATACAGATCAAATCAGTCAGTATGAAACAAACTCTGGATGTAGTAGTGCTAATATGTCTACCACTATTGGGAAAGGTGATTTACGAGAGAAGCTACAGAAAAACATGCAGAAAGTCTACGTTGGAAATGGACAGGGACTTGAAGATGATGATTGTGAAGAAGCAAAGGAAAGACGTAATAGATTCCAGAATGAAAGAACTATGATTTCAccaaaaatgaataataatattcctgATACTTTGGAAAATGTATTGACATCTGAACCATCCAAACCATCATTTAGAGGTAGAGGAAGAGGACGAAGCTCAAGAGGAAATAAAGTAGGAAGATTTATTCCATCGGTTAGTGGTAATTATAGTCCAAGGTAtgtttaagttttttttttattacaatctaCATCATTCTGTAtaccttttacttttatatcatGTTTGGTATGATTTGTTCTTTTATAGGTTTGGTAATACACGTGGTTTTGATAATCAGCAACCATTGTGTAGACCACCACTGTTGGAAGCTAGACCACCATTTCTTCTTGGTGTACCTAATAATGTACAGAATCAACAGATCATGTATCAACAACCAACTAATTCTCCAGTACAGAATTTCCAACAGTTTTCTTCAAATAATCCACTACAACAAGGACCTACacattttatagataatagaCCACCATTTAATCCTAATCAGTTTCAAAGTTCTTTGGGTCCACGTACAATTGGTCCAAGATTAGAGTTTGGTCCTAGAGGACCTATTACAACACCATTACAAGCTCCACCTTATAATTGCTCGACTAATCCAACATCTTTTGTGCAACTACCACAAGTTTTTCAAAGCTCAGGAGCAATTTTACAAGATAATCCAAATCGACATTTACCAAATAGCCAAACCTCTTTATTGCATGGAAATTCTGGTGGATCTCTTCTTGGCAATCCAAATCCAATACTATCTGGTAATTCATCACAAATATTACATGGTAATCAATCATTACCACTTCAGGGAAATCAAATATTGCCAATACAAGGATACCCACGTCCACCGGTATCCAATCAGGGACCACCAATACAAAATCCTCCAAGTACACAAATATCTAGTGGTTCTTCTTTTGAGAATAGAGCACCTTTCCAAGAACAACATTTTGAAAATCGATCTTCGTATGATTCAAGACATCCATATCCAGATCAATTACAgaataatcaatttaatagCAACATAATTCCTGCAGTCTCACAACAGTCTAATTCAAATATACCTAATGTGCCCTTAACTCCAGGgcataaaatattgattaatccACATTTTCGAGGTGCTGTGCAACCTACTAATGATGGtaagtttatattaataaaattttttaatttttaaaataacatatttatctctatatacactattaacatatattgttttataatataaacagcAAGACTTGCATGGGATTCACAACATTCAACGCCACTTCAGGGCCAAGGTACTGGTGTCCAATTTAATCAGCCCACTATGCCATATTCAAATCAAAATCCGTATAATCAGTCTCAATCTCAGCCAAATCAATTACAATATCAACAGAATTATCAACAGAATAAGAGTGATGTaagtacttttttcttctaatgattaaaataattagaagATAGAGTagtaattcatataatattttatttataggatCCTTATGCATACTTTTCTGACGTGTGGCAAGAGAATAAGCCACAAAAAACATTAAATGTTAGTCCGAATAAACAACAGTATCCGTTAGAAAGTAATTATACGCGAGAAAGCAATTACAATGACAACAGTAAATATAAATCAGATGATCAATGGGAACAAAGAGATAGTTATCAAGAagtaagagaaatatatatgcttGTATctgaataagaataatttctaagtatattttaaaatgattatttttcatttcagtcGGAATACAGAGGATCTCACCCAAATTATCGAGAACGAGATTTATCATCTCGAACGAGAAGTGATCATACTCACAAGCCTCCACGGCCACTTTCTTCATCTGCATATCGTAGTGAAACTTATGAACAACAGAATCATATGCAAAAATCTACTAGTAATAGTAGATCTATAAATACTACACGAACAGTTAATAAActacaacaaaaaagaacatgtGAAATTCCCGATAGAGGAAATCCAGGAGATACgagccaaaaaaaaataaaatctaataatagaaatttgcAAGAAGTACGAACTATAGATGCATTAGGCAATCAAgctgaaggaaaaaaggtaatattattatataacgtaGAGTTATTttgctataataatattatagtaaaagTTAAGATAATGTGTATTactattatgatattaatctgtctataagttataatataaaacatatgtataatattattattattattattattattattattattattattattattgttattgttattattattgttattgttattattattgttattgttatcttttaaGGAAGAGGATAAGGAGGAAGATCCAGAAATGcaagaatatagaaaaaagatggaagaacaaaaacgcttaagagaaaaaatattaagagaaaaagaaaatagaagaaaaatggcCGCTATGGAGAAACAGAatgaacaaattaataaaatggagACAAATGTCACAGgtaaatatcatttcttttttatctctctttctccctctctctctctctctctctttctctctctctctctctctccctctcctctctctctctctctctctctctctctctctctctctctttttctccccatccccctcattttctttatataacaaaagtaaacatttataaaaagaaatttatcattgtttcatatttaatagGTACGGAATGTACGCAACAGGAAACAAAACCAGTATCGGTTCTGTTAGGTGTTGTGAAAGATGTTGCACCAAACAAAGGTCGACCTGGTGTAGGTAGGGGACGTGGACGTGTTATCAATACACAAGTTACAGAGGTACAGCactaatatatcattatattttatacaaattttcaatataaaaaaaatatatatatatataaaagctaaaaactaaaaaaaattgaatattattaattatatatactttgcatctctaaaagaaatataaacaaaatatattccatATACAATGTCTAAAAAGGATTAATGTTTTAcatgaaattcttttgttgtcaattatacatatataacttgCTATTTGCtacagatatattaaaatattaaaaaagaaaaaatggattgAACCGTAACTTCATTATCAATCATTTTATTCacttcttataaataaatatatacatatacgtatgctCGTGTACGCATTATAtctgcatatttatataaataatatatatgaatatgcgTGTATCACGCGAATGCGTGTGATTTATATACACAGTCTGTGATAgatgtgtatgcatgtacaaAATAcaacatgtacatacatatacaaaattttatattgttatatttaaaattatatatatgaatttatatataatatttatatataaattatatataaactttttatatatatatacacacacacatacagattttaacttttattgtattttttgcttttgcatttcaataaatatattttagagtatattttgttttctttcttttcctccaaATATTCACATACTTTGTTACATTATTTTACAAGTTGTGTTAACGTTAACAGATCGTTTTCCTTCATATTATACAACAAATGTCATTCAATGTTTTAATGAGTATTAAATAATAggagtataaaatatattttattattacatgattatacacacactttacgttttaattcataattatttccaaTATCACAATTGTGCATATTTCTGTTGTAGGGAATTGAAAGGGCATCCGCCACACGAATTGTTAGAACTATTCAAACTATACAACCAAACGATTCAGCAGACGGACTTACAAGTAATCAAAGCGGTGATAAAGTTTCAACGATGAGACAAATAAATCCACAATGTGGCACCAGAAGGGTTGTGATACAAAAGTCTATCCAACCATCTAACTCACAAAAAATTGCGACGACCATACAAAAAACCGTTTCAAATTTACAAAAGGGACAAGTTTCTGGACCGAATATACTTCAGAAACTTGTACAAACACAGTCTGGTATTTCAAGAAAATCACCAATTGGACAGAAGATGGGCAATATCGAAAGAAGCATTACTCCAAAAGTTGTTGTAAATGCTCAAAATAATCAAAGAATTGTACTTCAAAAAGTTACGGTATCGCCAAAAAAGTTACCagaaatgaaaacgaataCTGTTAAATTGGAAAATTTAGCAGCCAGTACCTCTGAGGCACAAATTAGACGTATGTGTCAAGGAATTGGAACTATAGAGGTGACTATTTTTGCATGATAGTTTTATGATAAATCTATCATCCCACCCCTTGCAAAATACTCCAAATTACAACTACTTTTCGTatgactttttatttaaaagacaatattcagatttttttttattaatgagattaatttctattaatcactttaataaattttaataattaatatatttttagtttaTCTCATAAATTcgtttacaattattaatttctgttTAATGATTCATTTGAAATACCATACAGAGAGACCTTGTGCTGAagtatatgtttaatattgtttataaaatgtaatataatgatcaaaaatataaaactatcttatttgttattttgatttaatttttttattataattataaaaagtccatatattttatgtttaaatacaagataataaaagatataaaatataatgatgttcacactatatcatatataattaaatatatattaatttatatactgcgataatatattgaaaaaaaaaagaatgtattaacatttataagattataagataattttttttctatttctttttaattattaaacaacaaatattttaattctgcTTACAATCAAAATGTAAAGaagatcgataattttatgacTTAATTTGGAAATTTTGTGATCTcataattttcgtttattataaatttttttttttttttttttttttttttttttaataaataattacgcaaatatcatataataactatcttttt
Above is a genomic segment from Vespa velutina chromosome 13, iVesVel2.1, whole genome shotgun sequence containing:
- the LOC124953843 gene encoding uncharacterized protein LOC124953843 isoform X1, with product MSEHDDTLLDEDLGDEEYDLGNDEEEALLADDYELERQHNSYKGEEETDDVLDLGVALDDLEGEDENVEFNRTIKTDIQNNFYEDGEQHDDETGFYKQEKTTEYNTDQISQYETNSGCSSANMSTTIGKGDLREKLQKNMQKVYVGNGQGLEDDDCEEAKERRNRFQNERTMISPKMNNNIPDTLENVLTSEPSKPSFRGRGRGRSSRGNKVGRFIPSVSGNYSPRFGNTRGFDNQQPLCRPPLLEARPPFLLGVPNNVQNQQIMYQQPTNSPVQNFQQFSSNNPLQQGPTHFIDNRPPFNPNQFQSSLGPRTIGPRLEFGPRGPITTPLQAPPYNCSTNPTSFVQLPQVFQSSGAILQDNPNRHLPNSQTSLLHGNSGGSLLGNPNPILSGNSSQILHGNQSLPLQGNQILPIQGYPRPPVSNQGPPIQNPPSTQISSGSSFENRAPFQEQHFENRSSYDSRHPYPDQLQNNQFNSNIIPAVSQQSNSNIPNVPLTPGHKILINPHFRGAVQPTNDARLAWDSQHSTPLQGQGTGVQFNQPTMPYSNQNPYNQSQSQPNQLQYQQNYQQNKSDDPYAYFSDVWQENKPQKTLNVSPNKQQYPLESNYTRESNYNDNSKYKSDDQWEQRDSYQESEYRGSHPNYRERDLSSRTRSDHTHKPPRPLSSSAYRSETYEQQNHMQKSTSNSRSINTTRTVNKLQQKRTCEIPDRGNPGDTSQKKIKSNNRNLQEVRTIDALGNQAEGKKEEDKEEDPEMQEYRKKMEEQKRLREKILREKENRRKMAAMEKQNEQINKMETNVTGTECTQQETKPVSVLLGVVKDVAPNKGRPGVGRGRGRVINTQVTEGIERASATRIVRTIQTIQPNDSADGLTSNQSGDKVSTMRQINPQCGTRRVVIQKSIQPSNSQKIATTIQKTVSNLQKGQVSGPNILQKLVQTQSGISRKSPIGQKMGNIERSITPKVVVNAQNNQRIVLQKVTVSPKKLPEMKTNTVKLENLAASTSEAQIRRMCQGIGTIESIHMGEGNATVVFKTQSAAMVFHKKYQRKMLDLSLITVRLIPQTSINKTTATIVKKS
- the LOC124953843 gene encoding uncharacterized protein LOC124953843 isoform X2 translates to MSEHDDTLLDEDLGDEEYDLGNDEEEALLADDYELERHNSYKGEEETDDVLDLGVALDDLEGEDENVEFNRTIKTDIQNNFYEDGEQHDDETGFYKQEKTTEYNTDQISQYETNSGCSSANMSTTIGKGDLREKLQKNMQKVYVGNGQGLEDDDCEEAKERRNRFQNERTMISPKMNNNIPDTLENVLTSEPSKPSFRGRGRGRSSRGNKVGRFIPSVSGNYSPRFGNTRGFDNQQPLCRPPLLEARPPFLLGVPNNVQNQQIMYQQPTNSPVQNFQQFSSNNPLQQGPTHFIDNRPPFNPNQFQSSLGPRTIGPRLEFGPRGPITTPLQAPPYNCSTNPTSFVQLPQVFQSSGAILQDNPNRHLPNSQTSLLHGNSGGSLLGNPNPILSGNSSQILHGNQSLPLQGNQILPIQGYPRPPVSNQGPPIQNPPSTQISSGSSFENRAPFQEQHFENRSSYDSRHPYPDQLQNNQFNSNIIPAVSQQSNSNIPNVPLTPGHKILINPHFRGAVQPTNDARLAWDSQHSTPLQGQGTGVQFNQPTMPYSNQNPYNQSQSQPNQLQYQQNYQQNKSDDPYAYFSDVWQENKPQKTLNVSPNKQQYPLESNYTRESNYNDNSKYKSDDQWEQRDSYQESEYRGSHPNYRERDLSSRTRSDHTHKPPRPLSSSAYRSETYEQQNHMQKSTSNSRSINTTRTVNKLQQKRTCEIPDRGNPGDTSQKKIKSNNRNLQEVRTIDALGNQAEGKKEEDKEEDPEMQEYRKKMEEQKRLREKILREKENRRKMAAMEKQNEQINKMETNVTGTECTQQETKPVSVLLGVVKDVAPNKGRPGVGRGRGRVINTQVTEGIERASATRIVRTIQTIQPNDSADGLTSNQSGDKVSTMRQINPQCGTRRVVIQKSIQPSNSQKIATTIQKTVSNLQKGQVSGPNILQKLVQTQSGISRKSPIGQKMGNIERSITPKVVVNAQNNQRIVLQKVTVSPKKLPEMKTNTVKLENLAASTSEAQIRRMCQGIGTIESIHMGEGNATVVFKTQSAAMVFHKKYQRKMLDLSLITVRLIPQTSINKTTATIVKKS
- the LOC124953843 gene encoding uncharacterized protein LOC124953843 isoform X3, with protein sequence MSTTIGKGDLREKLQKNMQKVYVGNGQGLEDDDCEEAKERRNRFQNERTMISPKMNNNIPDTLENVLTSEPSKPSFRGRGRGRSSRGNKVGRFIPSVSGNYSPRFGNTRGFDNQQPLCRPPLLEARPPFLLGVPNNVQNQQIMYQQPTNSPVQNFQQFSSNNPLQQGPTHFIDNRPPFNPNQFQSSLGPRTIGPRLEFGPRGPITTPLQAPPYNCSTNPTSFVQLPQVFQSSGAILQDNPNRHLPNSQTSLLHGNSGGSLLGNPNPILSGNSSQILHGNQSLPLQGNQILPIQGYPRPPVSNQGPPIQNPPSTQISSGSSFENRAPFQEQHFENRSSYDSRHPYPDQLQNNQFNSNIIPAVSQQSNSNIPNVPLTPGHKILINPHFRGAVQPTNDARLAWDSQHSTPLQGQGTGVQFNQPTMPYSNQNPYNQSQSQPNQLQYQQNYQQNKSDDPYAYFSDVWQENKPQKTLNVSPNKQQYPLESNYTRESNYNDNSKYKSDDQWEQRDSYQESEYRGSHPNYRERDLSSRTRSDHTHKPPRPLSSSAYRSETYEQQNHMQKSTSNSRSINTTRTVNKLQQKRTCEIPDRGNPGDTSQKKIKSNNRNLQEVRTIDALGNQAEGKKEEDKEEDPEMQEYRKKMEEQKRLREKILREKENRRKMAAMEKQNEQINKMETNVTGTECTQQETKPVSVLLGVVKDVAPNKGRPGVGRGRGRVINTQVTEGIERASATRIVRTIQTIQPNDSADGLTSNQSGDKVSTMRQINPQCGTRRVVIQKSIQPSNSQKIATTIQKTVSNLQKGQVSGPNILQKLVQTQSGISRKSPIGQKMGNIERSITPKVVVNAQNNQRIVLQKVTVSPKKLPEMKTNTVKLENLAASTSEAQIRRMCQGIGTIESIHMGEGNATVVFKTQSAAMVFHKKYQRKMLDLSLITVRLIPQTSINKTTATIVKKS